The proteins below are encoded in one region of Streptomyces ficellus:
- a CDS encoding ATP-binding cassette domain-containing protein: MADDWAVRAEGLEKRYGEQRALDGFDLAVRPGTVHGLLGPNGAGKTTAVRVLATLRRFDGGRAEVAGVDVAREPRRVRGLIGLTGQYAAVDEVLTGRQNLEMFGRLFHLGGRRARSRATELLERFGLTEAADKGVDGYSGGMRRRLDLAASMILAPRVLFLDEPTTGLDPRGRGEVWDAVRALVAGGTTVLLTTQYLEEADKLASRVTVIDRGRAIADDTPEALKDRVGGDRIEVVAADPADLPRVARTVARVCNGEPRVDGAERRVHAPVSDRVAALTEVVRTLQDEGVQVEDIGLRRPSLDDVFLRLTGHAAGDGKAGDRKPGDGKPGDAEPGDVNAGDANTAPGSTADGREEVAA, translated from the coding sequence ATGGCGGACGACTGGGCGGTACGGGCGGAAGGGCTGGAGAAGCGGTACGGGGAGCAGCGGGCTCTCGACGGGTTCGATCTCGCGGTGCGGCCGGGCACCGTCCACGGGCTGCTGGGCCCCAACGGGGCGGGCAAGACCACCGCGGTGCGGGTCCTGGCCACGCTGCGCCGCTTCGACGGCGGCCGCGCCGAGGTCGCCGGGGTGGACGTGGCGCGCGAACCCCGCCGGGTGCGCGGCCTGATCGGGCTCACCGGGCAGTACGCGGCCGTGGACGAGGTGCTGACCGGACGCCAGAACCTGGAGATGTTCGGCCGCCTCTTCCACCTCGGCGGTCGCCGGGCCCGCTCCCGCGCCACCGAGCTGCTGGAGCGGTTCGGGCTCACCGAGGCGGCCGACAAGGGCGTCGACGGCTACAGCGGCGGCATGCGGCGCCGCCTGGACCTGGCCGCCTCGATGATCCTGGCGCCCCGGGTGCTGTTCCTCGACGAGCCCACGACCGGGCTCGACCCGCGCGGCCGCGGCGAGGTCTGGGACGCCGTACGGGCCCTCGTCGCGGGCGGCACCACCGTCCTGCTCACGACCCAGTACCTGGAGGAGGCCGACAAGCTCGCCTCGCGCGTCACCGTCATCGACCGGGGTCGCGCCATCGCCGACGACACCCCCGAGGCGCTGAAGGACCGCGTCGGCGGCGACCGCATCGAGGTCGTCGCCGCCGATCCGGCCGACCTGCCGCGCGTCGCCCGGACCGTGGCCCGGGTGTGCAACGGCGAGCCGCGCGTTGACGGGGCGGAGCGGCGCGTCCACGCGCCGGTCAGCGACCGGGTCGCGGCCCTCACCGAGGTCGTCAGGACCCTCCAGGACGAGGGCGTCCAGGTCGAGGACATCGGGCTGCGCAGGCCGAGCCTCGACGACGTGTTCCTCCGCCTGACCGGCCACGCGGCCGGTGACGGGAAGGCCGGTGACCGGAAACCTGGTGACGGGAAACCCGGTGACGCCGAGCCCGGTGACGTCAACGCCGGTGACGCCAACACCGCCCCCGGCAGCACCGCCGACGGCCGGGAAGAGGTGGCCGCATGA
- a CDS encoding ABC transporter permease: MSSTTSTTSTTETLRPLAGRGRLYWALADCMTIVRRQLTHYQRKPVYIAWQLGFPILSVLLYGYVFGGAMKPPGGGGAADYRDFLMPGMFVMTMAFGFINTATAVVTDANKGVIDRFRSMPMAPSAVVTGRGVTDAVIAGAELAILAGTAFVMGWRSDGGFLGASAAFGLLLLLRYSLTWIGIWLGLLVPDPEAAGGLFVVAFPLTMISSVFVQPDTMPGWLGTIAAWNPISSTAAATRELFGNPGAGGGSWIEQNAVLMAVVWPLVLTALFLPLAVRRFQRLSR, from the coding sequence ATGAGCAGCACCACCAGCACCACCAGCACCACGGAGACCCTCCGGCCCCTCGCCGGGCGCGGACGCCTGTACTGGGCGCTCGCCGACTGCATGACCATCGTGCGCCGGCAACTCACGCACTACCAGCGCAAACCCGTCTACATCGCCTGGCAGCTCGGCTTCCCGATCCTGTCGGTCCTGCTGTACGGGTACGTCTTCGGCGGCGCGATGAAGCCGCCGGGCGGCGGCGGGGCGGCCGACTACCGGGACTTCCTGATGCCGGGCATGTTCGTGATGACGATGGCCTTCGGGTTCATCAACACCGCGACCGCCGTGGTCACCGACGCCAACAAGGGCGTCATCGACCGGTTCCGCTCAATGCCCATGGCGCCGTCCGCCGTGGTCACCGGGCGCGGTGTCACCGACGCGGTCATCGCCGGCGCCGAACTGGCCATCCTGGCGGGCACGGCGTTCGTGATGGGCTGGCGCTCGGACGGGGGCTTCCTCGGCGCCTCGGCGGCCTTCGGGCTGTTGCTCCTGCTGCGCTACAGCCTGACGTGGATCGGCATCTGGCTCGGACTGCTGGTGCCGGACCCGGAGGCGGCCGGCGGGCTGTTCGTCGTCGCCTTCCCGCTCACCATGATCTCCAGCGTGTTCGTCCAGCCGGACACGATGCCCGGCTGGCTCGGCACGATCGCCGCCTGGAACCCGATCTCCTCCACGGCGGCGGCCACGCGTGAGCTGTTCGGCAACCCCGGTGCGGGCGGCGGCAGCTGGATCGAGCAGAACGCCGTCCTGATGGCGGTGGTGTGGCCGCTGGTCCTCACCGCTCTGTTCCTGCCGCTCGCGGTACGGCGCTTCCAGCGGCTGAGCCGCTGA
- a CDS encoding DUF4360 domain-containing protein, with translation MSARPRRLLTGAVVTTAVAATVLAPSPASAGIVAPPDKIVIEVATVNGSGCPQGTAAVAVALDNTAFTVTYSDYLAQVGVGASPTDFRKNCQLSLIVHVPGGFTYAVASADYRGYAKLENGAHAVQKASYYFQGSPDTAQESHPFKGPYDNNWQATDQTDWGQLVWAPCGVKRNFNINTELRVSAGTSDPKKTNSFIAMDSTDGDIKTVYRLAWKECPA, from the coding sequence ATGTCCGCAAGACCCAGAAGGCTGCTCACCGGCGCCGTCGTCACCACGGCCGTCGCGGCGACCGTCCTCGCCCCGTCCCCCGCCTCGGCGGGCATCGTCGCCCCGCCCGACAAGATCGTGATCGAGGTCGCGACCGTCAACGGCTCGGGCTGCCCCCAGGGCACGGCCGCCGTCGCCGTGGCCCTGGACAACACCGCCTTCACCGTGACGTACAGCGACTACCTCGCCCAGGTGGGCGTCGGCGCCTCACCGACCGACTTCCGCAAGAACTGCCAGCTCAGCCTGATCGTGCACGTCCCGGGCGGCTTCACCTACGCCGTCGCCAGCGCCGACTACCGCGGCTACGCCAAGCTGGAGAACGGCGCGCACGCCGTGCAGAAGGCGTCGTACTACTTCCAGGGCTCGCCCGACACGGCCCAGGAGAGCCACCCCTTCAAGGGCCCGTACGACAACAACTGGCAGGCGACCGACCAGACCGACTGGGGCCAGCTGGTGTGGGCCCCGTGCGGGGTGAAGCGGAACTTCAACATCAACACCGAGCTGCGGGTCAGCGCGGGCACATCGGACCCGAAGAAGACCAACAGCTTCATCGCCATGGACTCCACGGACGGAGACATCAAGACGGTCTACCGGCTGGCCTGGAAGGAGTGCCCGGCGTAA
- the serC gene encoding phosphoserine transaminase gives MAEIRIPADIKPADGRFGAGPSKVRTEALDALAATGTSLLGTSHRQAPVKNLVGEVRAGVRDLFSLPEGYEVILGNGGSTAFWDIATHGLIENKSQHLTFGEFSSKFAKAAKLAPWLADPTVIASDPGTHPEPVAEAGVDVYAFTHNETSTGVAAPVKRVQGADEGALVLVDATSGAGGLPVDVAESDVYYFAPQKSFASEGGLWIGVFSPAALERAARVHASGRHVPEFFSLPTAIDNSLKNQTYNTPALSTLFLLNEQLKWINGQGGLDWSVRRTATSARTLYGWAEESKYATPFVTDPAKRSQVIGTIDFSDEIDAAAVAKVLRANGIVDTEPYRKLGRNQLRIAMFPAVDPADVEALTACVDFVIEKL, from the coding sequence GTGGCTGAGATCCGGATTCCCGCTGACATCAAGCCCGCCGACGGCCGTTTCGGCGCGGGCCCCTCCAAGGTGCGAACGGAGGCGCTGGACGCGCTGGCCGCCACCGGCACCTCACTCCTCGGCACGTCCCACCGCCAGGCCCCGGTCAAGAACCTGGTCGGCGAGGTCCGTGCGGGCGTGCGCGATCTGTTCTCCCTCCCCGAGGGTTACGAGGTGATCCTCGGCAACGGCGGCTCGACCGCGTTCTGGGACATCGCGACCCACGGGCTGATCGAGAACAAGTCGCAGCACCTGACCTTCGGCGAGTTCTCCTCCAAGTTCGCCAAGGCGGCCAAGCTGGCGCCGTGGCTGGCCGACCCGACCGTGATCGCCTCCGACCCGGGCACGCACCCGGAGCCGGTGGCGGAGGCGGGCGTGGACGTGTACGCGTTCACGCACAACGAGACCTCCACCGGTGTCGCGGCGCCCGTCAAGCGCGTCCAGGGCGCCGACGAGGGCGCGCTGGTGCTGGTGGACGCCACCTCCGGCGCGGGCGGCCTGCCGGTCGACGTCGCCGAGTCGGACGTCTACTACTTCGCGCCGCAGAAGTCGTTCGCCTCCGAGGGCGGCCTGTGGATCGGTGTGTTCTCCCCGGCGGCGCTGGAGCGGGCCGCCCGCGTCCACGCCTCGGGCCGGCACGTCCCGGAGTTCTTCTCGCTGCCGACGGCGATCGACAACTCGCTGAAGAACCAGACGTACAACACCCCGGCGCTGTCCACGCTCTTCCTGCTCAACGAGCAGCTGAAGTGGATCAACGGCCAGGGCGGTCTGGACTGGTCGGTGCGCCGCACCGCGACCTCGGCGCGCACGCTGTACGGCTGGGCGGAGGAGTCCAAGTACGCGACACCGTTCGTCACCGACCCGGCGAAGCGTTCGCAGGTCATCGGCACGATCGACTTCTCGGACGAGATCGACGCGGCGGCGGTCGCGAAGGTGCTGCGCGCCAACGGGATCGTCGACACCGAGCCGTACCGCAAGCTGGGCCGCAACCAGCTGCGGATCGCGATGTTCCCGGCGGTCGACCCGGCGGACGTCGAGGCGCTGACGGCGTGCGTCGACTTCGTGATCGAGAAGCTGTAG
- a CDS encoding cytochrome P450 family protein, whose amino-acid sequence MERPTVEEPIALDPFVTDLDGESAALRAAGPLARVVLPGGVPVWAVTRHAEARALLTDKRLVKDIGVWGAWRRGEIPMDWPLIGLANPGRSMLTVDGEDHRRMRALVAQALTPRRVELMRGRITDLTERLLDDVAALAAESPDGTVDLKAAFAYPLPMYVISDLMGIDPADHPRLKVLFDRFFSTQTPPEEVVATLGELAEMMAKVVAVRRAEPGDDLTSALIAASEDGDHLTDAEIVSTLQLMVAAGHETTISLIVNAVVNLSAHPGQLALVRSGQVGWDAVVEETLRFSTPTSHVLIRFATEDVPVGDRVLPEGEALIVSYGAIGRDEEQHGPTAGVFDVTRSPNRHISFGHGPHVCPGAALSRLEAGVALPALYERFPDLALAVPAAELRNKPVVTQNDLFELPVLPRPRLR is encoded by the coding sequence GTGGAAAGACCGACCGTCGAAGAACCCATCGCGCTGGACCCCTTCGTCACCGACCTGGACGGCGAGAGCGCGGCGCTGCGCGCGGCCGGGCCGCTCGCCCGGGTCGTCCTGCCGGGCGGGGTCCCGGTGTGGGCGGTCACCCGGCACGCGGAGGCGCGCGCGCTGCTCACCGACAAGCGGCTCGTGAAGGACATCGGCGTCTGGGGCGCCTGGCGGCGCGGTGAGATACCGATGGACTGGCCGCTGATCGGCCTGGCCAACCCCGGCCGGTCCATGCTGACCGTGGACGGCGAGGACCACCGCCGGATGCGGGCGCTGGTCGCCCAGGCGCTCACCCCGCGCCGGGTGGAGCTGATGCGCGGGCGGATCACCGACCTGACCGAGCGCCTGCTGGACGACGTGGCCGCCCTGGCGGCCGAGTCCCCGGACGGCACGGTGGACCTCAAGGCGGCGTTCGCGTATCCGCTGCCCATGTACGTCATCAGCGACCTGATGGGCATCGACCCTGCGGACCACCCGCGGCTGAAGGTGCTGTTCGACAGGTTCTTCTCCACGCAGACGCCGCCGGAGGAGGTCGTGGCGACCCTCGGGGAGCTGGCGGAGATGATGGCGAAGGTGGTGGCGGTACGCCGCGCCGAACCGGGCGACGACCTGACGAGCGCGCTGATCGCCGCCTCCGAGGACGGCGACCACCTCACCGACGCGGAGATCGTCTCCACCCTCCAGCTGATGGTGGCGGCGGGCCACGAGACCACGATCTCGCTGATCGTCAACGCGGTGGTCAACCTGTCCGCCCACCCCGGGCAGCTGGCCCTCGTCCGCTCGGGCCAAGTCGGCTGGGATGCGGTGGTGGAGGAGACCCTGCGCTTCTCCACCCCTACCTCCCACGTCCTGATCCGGTTCGCCACCGAGGACGTGCCCGTCGGTGACCGCGTCCTGCCGGAGGGGGAGGCGCTGATCGTGTCGTACGGGGCGATCGGCCGGGACGAGGAGCAGCACGGCCCGACGGCCGGCGTCTTCGACGTCACCCGCTCCCCCAACCGGCACATCAGCTTCGGCCACGGGCCGCACGTCTGCCCGGGGGCGGCGCTGTCCCGCCTGGAGGCGGGGGTGGCGCTGCCCGCCCTGTACGAGCGGTTCCCGGACCTGGCCCTGGCGGTGCCCGCCGCCGAGCTGCGCAACAAGCCGGTGGTCACGCAGAACGACCTCTTCGAGCTGCCCGTCCTCCCGCGTCCGCGTCTCCGCTGA
- a CDS encoding cytochrome P450 has product MTAPVPLSGTRFQTEPAQLYREMRREHGAVAPVLLDGDVPAWLVLDYRELHQVTGDPVLFSRDSDLWNQWDRIPADWPLLPMIGRKQPSILYTVGERHRRRAAMVADALESVDPFTLRRYAEEYADGLVDAFCGAGEAELIAQYAMLLPVRVLVKIYGVPDEQGPGLVTALNDMIDGRERALAGQQHLAESVFGLLAAKRAEPGEDVASRMLADPSGFTVEEMAQDLMVMMAAGHQPTADWIGNSLRLMLTDDRFAASLSGGRHSVAEAMNEVLWADTPTQNVAGRWASRDTHLGGRHIRAGDLLLLGLAAANADPQVHIDNAALTGGNSAHFSFGHGEHRCPFPAQEIAEVIARTGIEVLLDRLPDLDLAVPAGALTRRPSPWLRGMTDLPVTFTPTPALGGTP; this is encoded by the coding sequence ATGACCGCCCCCGTACCCCTGTCCGGGACCCGGTTCCAGACCGAACCCGCCCAGCTGTACCGGGAGATGAGGCGCGAGCACGGAGCCGTCGCCCCGGTCCTCCTGGACGGGGACGTCCCGGCCTGGCTGGTGCTCGACTACCGCGAGCTGCACCAGGTCACCGGCGACCCGGTGCTGTTCAGCCGCGACTCCGACCTGTGGAACCAGTGGGACCGCATCCCCGCCGACTGGCCGCTGCTGCCGATGATCGGCCGCAAGCAGCCCTCCATCCTCTACACGGTCGGCGAGCGCCACCGCCGCCGCGCCGCGATGGTCGCCGACGCCCTGGAGTCGGTCGACCCCTTCACCCTGCGCCGGTACGCCGAGGAGTACGCGGACGGGCTCGTCGACGCGTTCTGCGGCGCGGGCGAGGCGGAGCTGATCGCCCAGTACGCCATGCTGCTGCCGGTCCGCGTGCTGGTGAAGATCTACGGCGTGCCCGACGAGCAGGGGCCCGGCCTGGTCACCGCGCTCAACGACATGATCGACGGCCGTGAGCGGGCGCTGGCCGGCCAGCAGCACCTGGCGGAGTCGGTGTTCGGCCTGCTCGCCGCCAAGCGGGCCGAGCCGGGTGAGGACGTCGCCTCGCGCATGCTGGCCGACCCGTCGGGGTTCACGGTCGAGGAGATGGCGCAGGACCTGATGGTCATGATGGCGGCCGGGCACCAGCCGACGGCCGACTGGATCGGCAACTCGCTGCGCCTGATGCTCACCGACGACCGGTTCGCCGCCTCGCTGTCCGGCGGCCGGCACTCCGTCGCCGAGGCGATGAACGAGGTGCTGTGGGCCGACACCCCCACCCAGAACGTGGCCGGCCGGTGGGCGTCGCGCGACACGCACCTGGGCGGGCGGCACATCAGGGCCGGCGACCTGCTGCTGCTGGGCCTGGCCGCCGCCAACGCCGATCCGCAGGTCCACATCGACAACGCGGCCCTCACCGGCGGCAACAGCGCCCACTTCTCGTTCGGGCACGGCGAGCACCGCTGCCCGTTCCCCGCGCAGGAGATCGCCGAGGTCATCGCCCGTACGGGGATCGAGGTGCTGCTGGACCGGCTGCCCGACCTGGACCTGGCCGTCCCGGCCGGGGCGCTCACCCGGCGCCCGTCGCCGTGGCTGCGCGGGATGACCGACCTGCCCGTGACCTTCACCCCGACCCCCGCCCTCGGAGGCACCCCGTGA
- a CDS encoding GTP-binding protein — MDSATSERTPLSSTADNGLKIVIVGGFGVGKTTLVRSVSEIRPLNTEETMTRAGESVDDVAQIHTKTSTTVAFDFGRITLDAHNVLYLFGAPGQERFWFLWDRLFSGTLGAVVLVDTRRLADSWYAIDRLEHHGMPFIVACNDFGGPAHTEQEIREALDLADHVPLVECDARDRSSSKYVLITLVTHLQRLQAQARSLRETRA; from the coding sequence TTGGACTCCGCAACCTCTGAACGGACACCGCTCAGCAGCACCGCCGACAACGGTCTCAAGATCGTCATCGTGGGCGGTTTCGGTGTCGGCAAGACCACCCTCGTCCGCTCGGTCAGCGAGATCCGTCCCCTCAACACCGAGGAGACGATGACCCGCGCGGGCGAGAGCGTCGACGACGTCGCCCAGATCCACACCAAGACGTCCACCACCGTCGCGTTCGACTTCGGCCGCATCACGCTCGACGCCCACAACGTGCTGTACCTGTTCGGCGCCCCCGGCCAGGAACGCTTCTGGTTCCTGTGGGACCGGCTCTTCTCCGGCACCCTCGGGGCGGTCGTCCTCGTCGACACGCGCCGCCTCGCCGACTCCTGGTACGCGATCGACCGCCTGGAGCACCACGGCATGCCGTTCATCGTGGCCTGCAACGACTTCGGCGGCCCCGCCCACACCGAGCAGGAGATCCGCGAGGCGCTCGACCTGGCCGACCACGTACCGCTGGTCGAGTGCGACGCCCGCGACCGCTCCTCCAGCAAGTACGTGCTGATCACCCTCGTCACCCACCTCCAACGCCTCCAGGCCCAGGCCCGATCCCTCCGGGAGACCCGCGCATGA
- a CDS encoding DUF742 domain-containing protein — translation MSPASHRDESPDRLYTLTGGRTRSAPDAPFDLVTLVVAESEAAPGMQSEHAAILRMCRRPTAVVEVAAELALPIGIVRILLSDLLDTGRISARHPRASAHSLPDPDILEQVLVGLRNL, via the coding sequence GTGAGTCCGGCCAGCCACCGGGACGAGTCGCCGGACCGGCTGTACACGCTCACCGGTGGCCGCACCCGTTCCGCCCCCGACGCGCCGTTCGACCTGGTGACCCTTGTGGTGGCCGAGTCGGAGGCGGCACCCGGCATGCAGTCGGAGCACGCGGCGATCCTGCGCATGTGCCGGCGGCCCACCGCGGTCGTCGAGGTGGCCGCCGAACTCGCCCTGCCCATCGGCATCGTGCGCATCCTGCTGTCCGACCTGCTCGACACGGGTCGCATCAGCGCCCGCCACCCCCGCGCGTCAGCCCACAGCCTTCCCGACCCCGACATCCTGGAGCAGGTGCTCGTTGGACTCCGCAACCTCTGA
- a CDS encoding roadblock/LC7 domain-containing protein: MTTGTTTDEKLNWLLDNLIQRTPGARHALVLSRDGLKLCRTPELSVDQADQLAAIAAGIQSLSHGASVEFGDGTGGVRSAMAEFYGGVLLIVEAGEGAHLAVVAAEDSDVGLVGHNMSELVEQLGEHLHAEPRTA, from the coding sequence ATGACCACCGGCACCACCACCGACGAGAAGCTCAACTGGCTGCTGGACAACCTGATCCAGCGCACGCCCGGCGCCCGGCACGCGCTCGTGCTGTCCCGCGACGGCCTCAAACTGTGCCGTACGCCGGAGCTGTCCGTCGACCAGGCCGACCAGCTGGCCGCGATAGCCGCCGGCATCCAGAGCCTGTCGCACGGCGCTTCCGTGGAGTTCGGCGACGGGACCGGCGGCGTCCGGTCGGCGATGGCCGAGTTCTACGGCGGCGTCCTGCTGATCGTCGAGGCCGGGGAGGGCGCGCACCTCGCGGTCGTCGCCGCCGAGGACTCCGACGTCGGCCTGGTCGGGCACAACATGAGCGAGCTCGTCGAGCAGCTCGGCGAGCACCTGCACGCCGAGCCCCGTACCGCGTGA
- a CDS encoding ATP-binding protein → MALAPGSVRAPLAWGSAAAAVLFTAAVATAAHALDTARRLRAQAAALTTEAAHRAADTARTVAESRGEAARTRADADRAVAEAHAEADHAVAQAHAEADRLVAETRAEADQAVTQARDEADRLVAETRAEADQAVTQARDEADQARAEADRARAEADHAVARARAEAARSEANRAAAVAACANAAGRMQALATSMLADLREMEHRHADEDVLTDLLHLDHRTAQAGRLADSVAVLTGARSGRRWAKPIVMESILRGAMGRIAGYQRVRLHTTSDAAIAGHAAEGVMHALAELLDNAANFSPPTAEVHVYVEEVPAGLVVTVEDSGLVMSDVQLRRAERAVTAERADLTGLSGTRLGLAVVGRLARKHGLTVSFRPSARGGTGALVMIPHELIARTRPETAPAPAPRALPPAPKTPQAPQAPQAPASPEPHERPASPFGGPDATEAPSPGGLPRRRRGQTLAAAHPEGTPGGTSPGTSGRDPDGTPAEPAGPASRTRSAARFSSFRQAVRTTTEGTPR, encoded by the coding sequence GTGGCCCTCGCGCCCGGCTCCGTGCGGGCTCCGCTGGCGTGGGGCTCGGCCGCCGCCGCCGTCCTGTTCACGGCGGCCGTCGCCACCGCCGCCCACGCCCTCGACACCGCCCGTCGGCTGCGCGCCCAGGCCGCCGCGCTGACCACCGAGGCCGCCCACAGGGCCGCCGACACCGCCCGTACGGTCGCCGAGTCCCGCGGCGAGGCGGCCCGGACGCGGGCGGACGCCGACCGCGCCGTCGCCGAAGCCCACGCGGAGGCGGACCACGCCGTCGCGCAGGCCCACGCGGAGGCGGACCGCCTCGTGGCCGAGACCCGCGCGGAGGCGGACCAGGCGGTGACGCAGGCCCGCGACGAGGCGGACCGCCTCGTCGCCGAGACCCGCGCGGAGGCGGACCAGGCGGTGACGCAGGCCCGCGACGAGGCGGACCAGGCGCGCGCCGAGGCCGACCGGGCCCGCGCGGAGGCGGACCACGCGGTCGCGCGGGCCCGCGCGGAGGCGGCACGCAGCGAGGCCAACCGCGCCGCCGCCGTGGCCGCCTGCGCCAACGCCGCCGGCCGTATGCAGGCCCTGGCGACGAGCATGCTGGCCGACCTGCGCGAGATGGAGCACCGGCACGCCGACGAGGACGTCCTCACCGACCTCCTCCACCTCGACCACCGCACCGCCCAGGCCGGTCGCCTCGCCGACTCCGTCGCCGTCCTCACCGGCGCCCGCTCGGGCCGCCGCTGGGCGAAGCCGATCGTGATGGAGTCCATCCTGCGCGGCGCGATGGGGCGTATCGCCGGCTACCAGCGCGTACGGCTGCACACCACCAGCGACGCCGCGATCGCCGGCCACGCCGCCGAGGGCGTGATGCACGCCCTCGCCGAACTCCTCGACAACGCGGCGAACTTCTCGCCGCCCACCGCCGAGGTCCACGTGTACGTCGAGGAGGTCCCGGCCGGGCTCGTGGTCACCGTGGAGGACAGCGGCCTGGTCATGAGCGACGTCCAGCTCCGCCGCGCCGAACGGGCCGTCACCGCCGAACGCGCCGACCTGACCGGCCTGTCCGGCACCCGCCTGGGTCTCGCGGTCGTCGGCCGCCTGGCCCGCAAGCACGGCCTGACCGTGTCCTTCCGGCCCTCGGCCCGGGGCGGCACCGGCGCGCTGGTGATGATCCCGCACGAGCTGATCGCCCGGACCCGCCCGGAAACCGCGCCGGCGCCCGCGCCCAGGGCCCTGCCGCCCGCCCCCAAGACCCCGCAGGCCCCGCAGGCCCCGCAGGCCCCGGCCTCGCCCGAACCGCACGAGCGCCCCGCCTCCCCCTTCGGGGGGCCCGACGCCACCGAGGCCCCCTCCCCGGGCGGCCTCCCCAGGCGCCGCCGGGGCCAGACCCTCGCCGCCGCCCACCCCGAGGGCACCCCCGGCGGCACGTCGCCCGGCACCTCCGGCCGCGATCCCGACGGCACCCCCGCCGAGCCCGCCGGCCCCGCCTCGCGGACCCGGTCGGCCGCCCGCTTCAGCAGCTTCCGCCAAGCGGTACGCACCACCACGGAAGGCACCCCCCGATGA